The following are encoded in a window of Candidatus Poribacteria bacterium genomic DNA:
- a CDS encoding sulfatase-like hydrolase/transferase gives MNSTTTSRPNIVLIMCDQMRWDAAGFAGSRVVQTPHLDRLAASGVCFENAYCASPVCSPARASWLTGLYPHAHGQLRNYGPKRMGEFGGYLPHDRTTIGDVLKSAGYRCGIVGPWHLGDDHRPQHGFSDFWCTYRYLGDHPDPLFDYFETEEVENLYRSKAPGMTQYGNILEFGTITDPRQQRTTWTIDRSLEFIQQQDADVPFFLFASIKDPHPRILVPPDLPAHYREEEMPLSPSLRDALNGKPEFQKRGKFRIPPTVTDAEFRRMMTYYYALITHIDNQVGRLLNALEGTNTVVAFMSDHGELLGDHGFTEKCLMYEGSVRVPCLLSWQNHLPSGIRVTTPLAGVDLMPTLLSFADQAPETPIDGRSVAAAILNGQEPEHQPIFAEIASLNAIYHNADEPEELAACVMVKDGNWKYVRNRFDIDELYDLKTDPGEMQNVVNHPEHQNRIVQMHQQISEMIRRTGPGPYEWCL, from the coding sequence GTGAATAGCACGACGACATCTCGACCCAATATCGTACTCATTATGTGTGATCAGATGCGGTGGGATGCCGCTGGATTCGCTGGTAGCCGAGTCGTTCAAACGCCCCATCTGGATCGGCTGGCGGCGAGCGGGGTCTGCTTTGAAAACGCTTACTGTGCATCGCCGGTCTGTTCACCGGCACGCGCAAGTTGGTTGACTGGACTCTATCCACATGCCCACGGACAACTGCGGAATTATGGGCCGAAAAGAATGGGCGAGTTTGGCGGTTACTTGCCGCATGACCGGACCACTATCGGGGATGTACTCAAATCTGCTGGCTATCGTTGTGGTATCGTGGGTCCGTGGCATTTGGGGGACGATCATCGCCCACAACACGGATTTTCCGATTTCTGGTGTACCTACCGTTATCTTGGAGACCACCCAGATCCGCTGTTTGATTATTTTGAAACGGAAGAGGTTGAAAACCTATATCGCTCGAAGGCACCCGGAATGACACAGTACGGAAATATCTTGGAATTTGGGACGATTACAGACCCTCGACAACAACGCACAACTTGGACAATTGACCGTTCACTCGAATTCATTCAGCAACAAGATGCTGATGTCCCGTTTTTCCTATTTGCCAGTATCAAAGATCCACACCCGCGCATCTTAGTGCCACCAGACCTACCAGCACACTATCGCGAAGAAGAGATGCCGTTATCCCCCTCGTTGCGAGATGCGCTCAATGGGAAACCCGAATTTCAAAAACGAGGAAAATTTCGCATCCCTCCAACGGTCACTGACGCTGAATTTCGCAGAATGATGACCTACTATTACGCCCTCATCACCCATATTGATAACCAAGTTGGACGCCTGCTGAATGCGCTTGAGGGAACAAATACGGTTGTCGCCTTTATGAGTGATCACGGTGAGTTGCTCGGCGACCACGGCTTTACGGAGAAGTGTCTGATGTATGAAGGTTCGGTACGGGTGCCATGTCTACTTTCATGGCAGAACCATTTGCCGTCCGGTATTCGCGTCACGACACCTCTGGCAGGTGTGGATCTGATGCCGACCTTGTTGAGTTTCGCGGATCAGGCTCCAGAAACGCCAATTGATGGGCGGTCCGTTGCGGCGGCGATTTTGAACGGGCAAGAACCGGAACATCAACCGATCTTCGCTGAAATCGCCAGCCTCAATGCCATCTATCACAACGCCGACGAACCAGAAGAACTGGCAGCGTGTGTGATGGTAAAAGATGGTAATTGGAAATATGTTCGTAACCGCTTCGACATTGATGAATTGTACGACCTAAAGACAGACCCGGGCGAAATGCAGAACGTTGTCAATCATCCCGAACATCAGAACCGGATCGTACAGATGCACCAGCAAATCAGTGAAATGATTCGCCGGACAGGCCCTGGTCCTTACGAATGGTGTTTGTAG
- a CDS encoding creatininase family protein — MRQNEVRWERMFPDELEAAFEACPMVYLPYGLCEPHGWHNAVGMDAIRAHECSCQAAQAHGGIVAPPFYWHCHEIGGYGSWGHNQVNQERPWLTAISPWMFLKNICYHIRAVDALGFQGAILFSGHSGPHRLDVPVVIEIMQAHVGVRMYSTMSIGADIERFEDGKGLGGHAGRGETSVLWAVAPDCVDMSRMPTDDTRAPDFAMGSFNASSSRRVGEQMVADIVAHFGEKTRELLTAYEAEVSNHTPLTFDDVEGIWEAEIRPKLDTFASMQPPEPAPPSDSRWYPNSQVPKKGRIL; from the coding sequence ATGAGACAGAATGAGGTGCGATGGGAACGGATGTTCCCAGATGAGTTAGAAGCGGCGTTCGAGGCGTGTCCGATGGTGTATCTACCTTATGGGTTGTGCGAACCACACGGTTGGCACAATGCAGTTGGGATGGATGCGATTCGGGCACACGAATGCTCGTGTCAGGCGGCACAAGCACACGGTGGGATTGTCGCACCGCCGTTTTATTGGCACTGCCATGAGATTGGCGGCTACGGTTCATGGGGACACAACCAAGTAAATCAAGAACGACCGTGGCTAACAGCGATATCGCCTTGGATGTTTCTGAAGAATATCTGCTACCACATTCGAGCAGTTGATGCGTTGGGTTTTCAGGGCGCGATCCTGTTTTCAGGGCATTCGGGTCCACATCGGTTAGACGTACCGGTGGTGATCGAAATCATGCAGGCACACGTCGGGGTTCGGATGTATTCGACGATGAGCATCGGTGCGGATATCGAGCGTTTTGAGGACGGTAAAGGATTGGGTGGACACGCAGGCCGTGGTGAAACGTCCGTGCTTTGGGCGGTGGCACCAGATTGTGTGGATATGTCGCGGATGCCGACGGATGATACACGCGCACCTGATTTCGCAATGGGGTCTTTCAACGCGTCCTCCAGCCGCCGCGTTGGGGAACAGATGGTGGCAGATATTGTGGCGCATTTTGGCGAAAAGACGCGGGAGTTACTAACGGCTTATGAGGCAGAAGTGTCGAATCACACACCACTGACGTTTGATGATGTGGAGGGGATTTGGGAAGCCGAGATCCGCCCGAAGTTAGATACGTTTGCTTCCATGCAACCGCCTGAACCGGCACCGCCTTCCGATTCCCGATGGTATCCGAACTCGCAAGTGCCAAAAAAAGGGCGGATACTCTAA
- a CDS encoding sigma 54-interacting transcriptional regulator encodes MKWINIAKTTEIEPGQNIVVKCEGEDIAIFNAGEAFYAVNNACPHQGGPLNQGVLEDNLITCPWHGWQYDLKSGCPITTPNLRTYPLRIQGDTLQIAITPEASANNRLTETLGTDQVYETLEEIQLGKTLDEVFENIHAGLQNIVPHNRLGIALVDESSGDLVQCKTKSNRKILLDNGFSAKIEGSSLEPILNSGEARIIDDFKEILAKRPAHWTRLMVQEGMRSNLTLPLKVQGKPIGVVFFTSEKPRAFSEAHIGHLKPIAGQLSILIEKGNWTDKLAENNKRYRTLFEMSNDAIFICPSLTEAFVTVNENFCAWLGYTHQELVNLSLCDLMPPDEFQNTRETLKSLDQQNPITFQTELSRKNRNRLPLEIRAIRIAYDDQEFIQGFARDLSEVKALSAQLKARHSFGNLIGKNRKMQEIFELIQLVAPMKTTVLIQGESGTGKEPIAHAIHYNSERAKKSFIRVNCAGLVDNLLESELFGHVKGAFTDAIATREGRFAAADGGTLFLDEIGELSLGTQAKLLRVLQEGEYERVGSTETQKVDVRVIAATNRILKTEIDAGRFREDLYYRLNVVPITPPPLRERPDDIPLLIEHFIEKFSQQTQKSIHRIAPDALEILMDYTYPGNVRELENIIEHAFVKCQDSSIEKQHLPLDLISSRDDIVTRALRESNPLAALERELVQRVLEASDGKPQLAAQRLGISRTTLWRKLKAV; translated from the coding sequence GTGAAGTGGATTAATATTGCTAAAACAACTGAAATTGAACCGGGACAGAATATCGTGGTCAAATGTGAGGGTGAAGACATCGCGATCTTCAACGCAGGTGAAGCGTTTTATGCTGTCAATAACGCTTGTCCACATCAGGGCGGACCGCTCAACCAAGGCGTATTGGAAGACAACCTTATCACCTGTCCGTGGCACGGTTGGCAATACGACCTGAAAAGTGGATGCCCTATTACCACGCCGAACCTCCGAACCTATCCACTCCGGATCCAGGGCGATACACTTCAGATTGCAATTACCCCTGAAGCATCAGCAAACAATAGACTGACGGAAACCCTTGGCACCGATCAGGTCTATGAAACCCTTGAGGAGATTCAACTCGGAAAAACACTCGATGAAGTCTTTGAGAACATCCACGCTGGACTTCAGAACATAGTGCCGCATAACCGGTTAGGCATCGCGCTTGTTGACGAATCTTCCGGTGATTTAGTGCAGTGCAAAACGAAATCTAACAGAAAAATCTTGCTGGACAACGGGTTCTCAGCAAAAATCGAAGGGTCAAGCCTTGAACCTATCCTCAATTCAGGTGAAGCACGGATTATTGACGACTTTAAGGAAATTCTCGCAAAAAGACCGGCACACTGGACCAGGCTGATGGTTCAAGAAGGGATGCGCTCCAATCTGACACTTCCGCTCAAGGTGCAGGGTAAACCCATTGGGGTCGTCTTTTTCACCAGTGAAAAACCCCGAGCATTCTCCGAAGCACATATCGGACACCTGAAACCGATTGCTGGACAACTCTCAATTCTGATTGAAAAAGGGAATTGGACAGACAAACTCGCCGAAAACAATAAACGATACCGCACACTTTTTGAGATGTCCAACGACGCAATCTTCATCTGTCCATCGCTAACGGAAGCCTTCGTTACTGTAAACGAAAATTTCTGTGCCTGGCTCGGTTACACACATCAAGAACTCGTCAATCTGTCCCTGTGTGACCTAATGCCTCCCGATGAATTTCAAAATACCCGCGAAACGCTCAAAAGCCTCGACCAACAGAACCCGATTACTTTCCAAACGGAGTTGTCCCGTAAAAACAGAAATCGCTTGCCATTGGAAATTCGCGCCATCCGAATTGCGTATGACGATCAGGAATTTATCCAAGGATTTGCCCGGGATCTCTCGGAGGTAAAGGCACTCAGTGCCCAACTCAAGGCGCGCCATTCGTTTGGGAATCTCATCGGAAAAAACCGGAAAATGCAGGAGATTTTCGAGTTGATTCAACTCGTCGCACCGATGAAAACGACCGTCCTGATTCAAGGCGAAAGCGGTACCGGCAAAGAACCGATTGCCCACGCGATTCACTACAATAGCGAGCGGGCAAAGAAATCCTTCATCCGCGTCAATTGCGCTGGCTTAGTTGACAACTTGCTGGAAAGCGAACTCTTTGGACATGTCAAAGGGGCGTTTACCGATGCCATCGCAACGCGCGAAGGGCGATTCGCGGCTGCGGACGGCGGCACGCTTTTTCTTGATGAAATCGGCGAGTTAAGTCTCGGGACACAAGCAAAGTTGCTCCGCGTCTTGCAAGAAGGTGAATATGAAAGGGTCGGTTCAACCGAGACACAGAAAGTAGATGTCCGCGTCATTGCAGCGACAAATCGAATACTGAAAACAGAAATTGACGCTGGACGTTTCCGAGAGGATTTATACTACAGACTCAATGTCGTCCCGATTACGCCGCCGCCACTCCGTGAAAGACCAGATGACATCCCACTCCTCATTGAACACTTCATCGAAAAATTCAGTCAACAGACACAAAAGTCCATTCATCGGATCGCACCTGATGCCCTTGAAATCTTAATGGATTATACCTACCCCGGCAATGTGCGAGAGTTGGAGAATATCATAGAGCATGCATTCGTCAAATGTCAGGATAGCAGTATTGAAAAGCAACATCTACCGCTCGACCTTATTTCGTCGAGAGATGATATTGTTACGCGGGCACTCAGGGAAAGCAACCCACTTGCTGCATTGGAACGTGAATTAGTCCAACGGGTTTTGGAGGCATCTGATGGAAAGCCGCAGCTCGCTGCACAACGTTTGGGGATCAGTCGTACAACACTATGGCGAAAACTCAAGGCAGTATAG
- a CDS encoding dockerin type I domain-containing protein, translated as MKTTLIFRLFLLAVSLFTFLPHTATADITKWSLPDGAVARLGKGTIDDVTYSPDGKLLAVASEIGIWLYDAHNGQELNLIVGHTDEVYSVSFSPDGKTIASGSTDNTVRLWDVQTGIEKLKLTGHWDRVYSVHFSPDGQTIASGSWDGTVRLWDVQTGLKKLKLIGHTDRVYSVHFSPDGQTIASGSWDGTVRLWDVQTGLKKLKLIGHTDRVYSVHFSPDGQTIASGSWDGTVRLWDVQTGLERQKLTEHTDGVINVSFSPDGQTIASGSEDNTIRLWDVQTGIEKQKLIGHTGGVYSVSFSPDGQTIASGSWDGTVLLWRVMPTGDVTFQRKGDVNGDGIVNIQDLVLVAAKLGQTGTSSADVNGDGQVNIQDLVLVAGALGTSAAAPSLHPQAIKMLTVTEVKQWVSAAQQLDLTDIMSQRGILFLQQLLIVLTPKETVLLANYPNPFNPETWIPYHLAKDADVTLHIYAVNGTLVRTLTLGHQLAGMYQNRSRAAYWDGKNEFGEKVASGLYFYRLTAGDFSATRKMLIRK; from the coding sequence ATGAAAACGACTTTAATTTTTCGTTTATTTCTATTAGCAGTTTCACTTTTCACTTTTCTACCGCACACTGCTACGGCAGACATTACAAAATGGAGTTTGCCGGACGGTGCTGTGGCGCGCCTCGGCAAAGGCACGATAGACGATGTAACATATTCTCCCGATGGTAAATTACTTGCTGTTGCGAGTGAGATCGGCATTTGGTTGTATGATGCACACAATGGGCAAGAACTTAACCTGATCGTAGGGCACACGGATGAGGTCTATAGCGTGAGTTTCAGTCCAGATGGTAAGACGATAGCAAGTGGTAGTACGGATAATACCGTCCGTTTGTGGGATGTTCAGACGGGTATTGAAAAACTGAAACTCACAGGGCATTGGGATCGGGTCTATAGCGTGCATTTCAGTCCAGATGGGCAGACGATAGCCAGCGGCAGTTGGGATGGCACTGTTCGTTTGTGGGATGTTCAGACAGGTCTTAAAAAATTGAAACTCATTGGGCACACAGATCGGGTCTATAGCGTGCATTTCAGTCCAGATGGGCAGACGATAGCCAGCGGCAGTTGGGATGGCACTGTTCGTTTGTGGGATGTTCAGACAGGTCTTAAAAAATTGAAACTCATTGGGCACACAGATCGGGTCTATAGCGTGCATTTCAGTCCAGATGGGCAGACGATAGCCAGCGGCAGTTGGGATGGCACTGTTCGTTTGTGGGATGTTCAGACAGGTCTTGAAAGGCAGAAACTCACCGAGCATACGGATGGGGTCATTAACGTGAGTTTCAGTCCGGATGGACAGACGATAGCAAGTGGCAGTGAGGATAACACTATCCGCTTGTGGGACGTTCAGACGGGGATTGAAAAGCAGAAACTCATTGGGCATACGGGTGGGGTCTATAGCGTGAGTTTCAGCCCTGATGGGCAGACGATAGCAAGTGGCAGTTGGGACGGCACTGTGCTGTTATGGCGTGTTATGCCGACAGGTGATGTTACATTTCAACGCAAAGGCGATGTGAATGGTGATGGCATTGTAAACATTCAGGATTTAGTGTTAGTTGCTGCGAAGTTGGGACAAACAGGCACAAGTAGTGCGGATGTCAACGGTGATGGGCAAGTCAATATTCAGGACCTTGTCCTCGTTGCTGGTGCATTAGGGACAAGTGCTGCCGCGCCTTCTCTACATCCGCAAGCGATAAAAATGCTTACTGTTACGGAGGTCAAACAGTGGGTATCTGCTGCACAGCAATTGGATCTCACGGATATAATGTCACAGCGCGGTATCCTGTTCCTACAACAACTCCTTATAGTGTTGACCCCCAAAGAGACGGTCCTGCTTGCCAACTATCCCAACCCGTTCAATCCTGAGACGTGGATACCCTACCATTTGGCGAAGGATGCGGATGTTACACTGCATATCTATGCGGTGAATGGCACGTTGGTGCGGACATTGACGCTCGGACATCAACTCGCAGGGATGTATCAGAATCGTTCCCGTGCGGCGTATTGGGATGGTAAAAACGAGTTTGGTGAAAAGGTTGCGAGTGGTTTGTATTTCTATAGGCTTACTGCGGGGGATTTTTCTGCTACGCGTAAGATGTTGATACGGAAGTAA
- a CDS encoding phytanoyl-CoA dioxygenase family protein, protein MAKVLSLVAYNDLESQVEALEKDGYVYFPGVLDADEIAELRAMMDQLEAIPESHDRDETLENGDAFLHKLISNSFNRDPLYLQYLDRSPVIEVAEAAHGEDCHCIGMHSWLTGPGRPDQGLHSDWLPISLPADIRSDPRVKIPVFITTAHYYLNDMYEELGPTKFVPGSHFSGCSPNGATEWNNRGEESILCNAGDVVLFRSEVWHRGSANTSDEIRYLMQVHYANRMITQKYPPYLNKFQFDASILAQANPRQRRLMGDHRPSNYD, encoded by the coding sequence ATGGCGAAAGTCCTCTCACTCGTCGCATACAATGATTTAGAAAGCCAAGTTGAAGCACTCGAAAAGGATGGCTATGTCTATTTTCCCGGCGTGCTTGATGCCGATGAAATCGCTGAATTGCGGGCAATGATGGATCAATTAGAAGCAATCCCTGAATCTCATGATCGGGACGAAACACTTGAGAATGGCGACGCATTTCTCCATAAGCTTATCAGCAACTCGTTTAATCGGGATCCACTTTATCTTCAATACCTCGATAGATCGCCCGTTATCGAAGTTGCCGAAGCAGCGCACGGTGAAGATTGCCATTGCATCGGCATGCATTCATGGCTGACAGGACCGGGACGGCCAGATCAGGGATTACATAGCGATTGGCTGCCAATCTCCTTACCAGCAGACATTCGTTCCGATCCTCGCGTCAAAATTCCAGTCTTCATCACCACTGCTCATTACTATCTCAACGATATGTATGAGGAATTGGGACCGACGAAGTTTGTGCCGGGCAGCCATTTCTCTGGATGCTCCCCAAACGGAGCAACAGAATGGAATAACCGAGGTGAAGAGAGTATCCTATGCAATGCGGGAGACGTGGTGCTTTTCCGTAGTGAGGTCTGGCATCGTGGCTCTGCCAATACGAGTGACGAAATTCGTTATCTTATGCAGGTCCACTATGCCAATCGGATGATTACACAGAAATATCCGCCCTATCTAAATAAATTTCAGTTCGATGCGTCGATTCTCGCTCAAGCAAATCCTCGACAGAGAAGGCTCATGGGCGACCACCGACCAAGCAATTATGATTAA
- a CDS encoding VOC family protein: MSRYLEHANMTVNDLEKAIDFLTTAFPDFRVRGGGNNANGTKWCHLGTDDFYIALSDRKHPFTGDRKGSYVNHLGFAVDDAEGIRERLLAAGYKEGFKVGPHPHRKRVYFIDVDGFEWEFVEYFTDDPAKRNDYSQ; the protein is encoded by the coding sequence ATGAGCCGTTATCTTGAACACGCAAACATGACCGTGAATGACCTTGAAAAAGCGATCGATTTTCTAACAACTGCCTTTCCAGATTTTCGAGTCAGGGGCGGTGGCAATAACGCCAACGGAACAAAATGGTGTCATCTTGGGACTGACGATTTTTACATCGCCTTGTCAGACCGCAAGCACCCCTTCACAGGTGACCGTAAGGGGAGCTACGTAAACCATCTCGGTTTTGCTGTTGATGATGCTGAAGGCATCAGAGAACGTTTGCTGGCTGCCGGATATAAAGAAGGTTTTAAAGTTGGACCGCATCCCCACCGAAAACGGGTCTATTTCATTGATGTGGACGGTTTTGAATGGGAGTTCGTCGAATACTTCACGGACGATCCAGCGAAACGGAACGATTATTCACAGTAA
- a CDS encoding sulfatase-like hydrolase/transferase, with protein sequence MNIVFLFSDEHAGAVMGNSGHPVVQTPHLDRLSEQSYTFDNAYCNYPICTPSRLSMLTGRYPHQIEAWDLGAILDRQHQTWGDYLTEADYETVLCGRTHFNGTDRLLGFSDRLLDDLPRWRHTTGRPPRRTADARRGSNSHVAECGPGDHEHTRYDRNVTDLAVDFLREKAASPDDKPFLLYCGFMHPHFPLIAPPEFYSRYDPDTLELPATWNEPLESQHPIIQHHRWAWRNDIPPPEAVVRCALASYYALVSSLDTQIGRILEAIDTSLLREDTVVIYTSDHGEMAGHHGIWQKQCFYEPAVKVPLMLRLPSGGISRVAQNVSLVDILPTLLELADLETPSDLPGNSLLEIAQHEANEVTRTVFSEYHHMGMLNAGFMLKDGDYKLCHYVGSEPQVFNVKVDPLENEDLAPKPEYAARRSEMEAALRAIVDPELADALAKENQRMRGSKGRDT encoded by the coding sequence ATGAATATCGTTTTTCTATTTTCAGATGAACACGCCGGTGCTGTGATGGGGAATAGCGGGCACCCAGTTGTCCAGACACCGCATCTTGACCGCCTCTCGGAACAGAGTTACACCTTCGACAACGCCTATTGCAATTATCCAATCTGTACGCCTTCACGCCTGTCCATGCTCACCGGACGCTATCCGCATCAGATTGAGGCGTGGGATTTAGGGGCAATTTTGGATCGACAGCACCAGACATGGGGCGATTATTTAACAGAGGCGGATTATGAGACCGTATTGTGCGGACGGACGCATTTCAACGGAACTGACCGCCTTCTCGGTTTTTCGGATCGTTTACTTGATGACCTGCCTCGGTGGAGGCACACAACCGGTCGTCCACCACGGCGTACAGCGGACGCGCGTCGGGGTTCCAATTCGCATGTCGCCGAATGCGGACCGGGAGATCACGAACACACGAGATATGACCGAAACGTCACAGACTTGGCAGTTGATTTCCTTCGTGAAAAGGCGGCATCACCAGATGACAAACCGTTCCTGCTCTATTGTGGATTCATGCATCCACACTTTCCACTGATTGCACCACCAGAATTTTATTCACGGTACGATCCAGACACCCTTGAACTACCTGCTACGTGGAACGAACCGCTTGAATCTCAGCATCCCATCATCCAACACCACCGTTGGGCGTGGCGGAACGACATTCCACCACCCGAAGCCGTTGTACGGTGTGCGTTAGCCTCCTATTACGCGCTTGTTTCGTCTCTTGATACCCAGATTGGTCGAATACTTGAGGCAATTGATACATCGCTATTACGCGAGGATACGGTTGTCATCTATACCAGCGATCACGGCGAGATGGCAGGACACCACGGCATTTGGCAAAAGCAGTGTTTTTACGAACCGGCGGTGAAAGTGCCATTAATGCTACGCCTACCTTCCGGTGGGATCAGTCGCGTGGCACAAAACGTTTCTCTGGTAGATATCTTGCCGACTTTACTGGAACTTGCTGATTTGGAAACACCGTCCGATTTACCGGGTAACAGTCTGCTGGAGATAGCCCAACACGAAGCAAACGAAGTAACGCGGACTGTATTCTCAGAATACCATCACATGGGTATGCTTAACGCCGGTTTCATGCTCAAGGATGGAGATTACAAATTGTGCCATTACGTCGGGAGCGAACCCCAAGTGTTTAATGTAAAAGTTGATCCGTTGGAAAACGAAGATTTGGCACCAAAGCCTGAATATGCGGCAAGACGTAGTGAAATGGAAGCTGCCCTGCGTGCGATTGTCGATCCAGAGTTAGCAGATGCGCTGGCAAAAGAGAATCAAAGAATGCGTGGATCGAAAGGTAGAGACACCTAA
- a CDS encoding phytanoyl-CoA dioxygenase family protein, producing MANELMTNEENYAFDVAGYLHIPDVLSQEEVAALNEALDAVEESAMLLGGDSSHRELFRDLLVHPTLVWYLNQIVGHGFRLDQAPQLLGNPEGEVGTTLVGGDEPRNPSLAYRQQNGQRRCQGVKAVWALDDVAEGDGGFVVVQASHKSNVETPHDLATGVDDMGLVIQPALKAGDLFLVAVPTLQGVRPWKNEPKRLLSYWYAARAAIQSNPVGPYSETESLPGWADEATPVQKAVMYTPGYKGSSPPPVVNTDGEKTWVEEDASVIHPSIYTRDPDSGIDEKEFYFWDLNGYLVVRGLMDEQWLAEANEAVDKFQDRIVVGEELARGSISQAGTGRPLLPGLLDLPAPYNAPFRRMIAHPAVVGRMNWMGGSGYRMGGATVFCAVQGTSGHSLHDGNEPMTPSRGYAFKNGRSYAETVTITWQLRDVEPGQGGFACVPGSHKTQYAMPRGIRTCDDTMGLVVQPVMKAGDVLFFMDGGCTHGALAWKNPIPRRGVLIKYQSKNVNWGGGVIDPKDRWGDMVEDMTEEQFAVMRGPERDGRHRTVPRLVVEDGQVSVSYDPEGDSYASKHRRKPGEKRE from the coding sequence ATGGCTAACGAACTAATGACGAATGAAGAGAATTATGCTTTTGATGTCGCGGGCTATCTACACATTCCGGATGTTCTCAGTCAAGAAGAGGTGGCAGCACTCAACGAGGCATTGGACGCAGTTGAAGAGAGTGCGATGCTGTTAGGCGGAGACAGTTCACACCGTGAATTGTTCCGCGACCTACTGGTACATCCGACATTGGTCTGGTATTTGAACCAGATTGTGGGACACGGCTTCCGACTCGACCAAGCCCCACAGTTGTTAGGAAATCCGGAAGGTGAGGTAGGCACAACACTTGTCGGTGGCGATGAACCGAGAAACCCGTCCTTGGCATATCGCCAACAAAACGGTCAACGGCGTTGTCAAGGCGTAAAAGCGGTTTGGGCATTGGACGATGTCGCAGAAGGCGACGGTGGATTTGTTGTTGTTCAGGCAAGCCACAAGAGCAATGTCGAAACGCCGCACGACTTGGCGACCGGTGTCGATGATATGGGGTTGGTGATACAACCGGCACTCAAGGCAGGCGATCTATTTTTGGTCGCGGTGCCCACGCTCCAAGGCGTTCGCCCGTGGAAAAACGAGCCGAAAAGATTGTTGAGCTATTGGTATGCCGCGCGTGCAGCGATTCAGTCTAATCCAGTTGGACCTTACTCAGAAACCGAATCTTTGCCGGGATGGGCGGACGAAGCAACACCTGTGCAAAAGGCGGTCATGTATACCCCTGGGTACAAGGGTTCAAGCCCACCACCCGTGGTGAATACGGATGGTGAAAAGACGTGGGTGGAGGAAGATGCCTCGGTCATTCATCCATCAATTTACACCCGCGATCCAGATTCTGGAATTGATGAGAAAGAATTTTATTTTTGGGATCTGAACGGGTATCTGGTGGTGCGTGGCTTGATGGACGAACAGTGGTTGGCAGAGGCAAATGAAGCAGTGGATAAATTCCAAGATCGCATCGTCGTAGGCGAGGAATTAGCTCGCGGGTCGATAAGCCAAGCGGGAACAGGTCGTCCACTCCTGCCGGGTTTGTTAGACCTACCTGCCCCCTATAATGCGCCATTTCGACGCATGATAGCGCATCCTGCTGTAGTAGGGCGAATGAATTGGATGGGCGGTAGTGGCTATCGCATGGGGGGCGCGACCGTATTCTGCGCCGTTCAAGGTACATCGGGACACTCGCTGCACGATGGAAATGAGCCGATGACCCCATCACGCGGTTATGCTTTTAAGAACGGACGCAGTTATGCTGAGACGGTCACCATTACATGGCAATTACGCGATGTTGAGCCGGGACAGGGTGGTTTCGCATGTGTGCCCGGATCTCACAAGACGCAGTACGCCATGCCACGCGGGATTCGGACGTGTGATGATACCATGGGTTTGGTCGTACAACCTGTTATGAAAGCCGGGGATGTGCTCTTCTTTATGGACGGCGGTTGCACACACGGTGCCTTAGCGTGGAAGAATCCAATCCCCAGACGCGGGGTACTGATTAAGTATCAGTCGAAAAATGTCAATTGGGGCGGTGGTGTGATTGATCCGAAAGACCGGTGGGGCGATATGGTTGAAGATATGACCGAGGAACAATTCGCTGTCATGCGGGGACCCGAACGGGATGGTCGCCACCGGACTGTACCGCGGCTGGTTGTCGAAGATGGACAGGTGTCCGTTTCGTACGATCCAGAAGGCGATAGTTATGCATCAAAGCATCGGCGCAAACCCGGTGAAAAACGCGAATAA